The Carassius auratus strain Wakin unplaced genomic scaffold, ASM336829v1 scaf_tig00023531, whole genome shotgun sequence DNA window TACACTATCTAAAGGATATAAATTGCTTTATAGAAGAGATGAATAGACATTTAATGAACTTCACACTTCTTAAGGAAAGTTTAAGTCTTACTGTTTACTCACATTGATGTTTGGCATAGGAATGgacatgttgattgtttcatagGTTCCATTATGTTCATTCTTCTCTTTGACCTTTAGATAAGTAGTTATTAGTTCCTGAATGAATTTACTGTGCACACTCTACTTAACTTAAAATTCAGTAATCACATCCAAATAATTGGCATTATTAAACTCACCACATAGCTGTCAGTCCTTCttttattatctaaaaaaaaacgtatatgaGCATTATAATGGTAAAACAGACATGCAAAACATAATATCTCCAATGCtattaacattcaaataaaaaagatttGGTTGTTAaaattgattgttttgttttcacattATAACTTTAGAGACTGATATTGCAGGAATTAACAGGAATAAACCTCTGTTTGAGAACTTCATCATTCAACATTCACATAATATGCATGTTTCTATTACATATGATCTGAAAATGATGGTTGTTTGTTAATAATAAAGTGAGGAGATCTGAATATGTTTAAAGTCTGTATAAAGACAATTCAGAGAATTGGTTCTAAACATCTTATAAATGTTATGAATGTATGGCTAAATACACAATACAAATGGCTTGTTTTAGCTGAACGGTACAGTTCGCTCGTCTcctgatttaaatgtatttgtatttgacaGTTGAAAGAGGCGGCAGCTTACACGCAAGTGGCCGTGGATTCAGCACCAACAATGCACACACCCCCAGCATTTGCtgcttttttttcaagatttctatcatttatttcatttacttAGCGGGatgttaaaatcataaaaaatttggCTGGGTGGTTAATAACACATTTGTGTGTGGCAATTGTGAACACATATTTATATGGCTTTACATGGCCTTTAAATTATTAGTATAggctacagaagaaaaaaatacaaaactaacCAGTTCTGTTTTTACAGATCACCCAGAGAACAACCACAAGAACAACAGCTAATGCAGCAGGCACAGCAGAAATCACGATCACTAAAGGAGAGAGGACACGCATACAGTCATATACAGCAGCCATCCGAGTGCTTTCCTtgatcttttgtcttttttttgggAATGTTGCTGTATTGCAATACTGTTCAGTGTAAgcaagtaattaaataaatattattgttattattaaactgTTGTTTCTTGTCTACAATAAATGACTGGATGTCcttataatatatgtaaaaacagTTATTGAGAAAATGCAAAACTGTATTGTGGTAGACTATGTCATCTATGCCATCATTTGTTTTCTGTAGCGTTATATTAGACAAATGCCATGTGGTTTAattagcatcatcatcatcatcatcatcatcatgtacCTTGTGTATGAGATTCTGATGGGTTTGTAGTTGAGTGATCTGTAAaggaaaaaagataaaataaatatgattacaaatactttttttttcggTTACAATTGCTTTATTAACATTTGTTGGGCTGTTATCACTTAACCATAGCTCATTTGTTGGAAACATTAATAGTCCTTAAAATTATGAGGGTATAGTTTAAATTGATTTACAAGACTCTCACCTGAATACTTGACAGTGTATGTGGCTGAAGCCTTCACTTCTTTTCTCTGAGTAACCTGACATCTCCACTCTCTGTTGTGAtcttcattcaggagtgttgTTTTCAGAGTGCTGATACACTTTTCTGAGAATGACACCTGATATCTGGGGTCTGTCTGCAGATCCACACCAGCCAGATTCACCCAGAGCAGCCGAATATCCTCAGTTTGGACCAAAGTATCACAAGGGATTTGATGTGAGATTAACAGACAGGAGAGAGTCACAGAGCTGCCTGGTCTGAGCTCAGTCTGTGAGGATGATGAAGAGACTGAAACAGAAAATAAGACAGAAATGTAAAGAAAGCATTTTATCCTTTGTAAATTGACCAAGCAATTGTAAAATTACCCtgaagaacatgcagataaacaCGTGCATCAGGTCCTTGTTGTTTATTATTCACATATTGTCGGCAGCTGTAAGATCCATgatcttcttttgtgactttcttgatgttcagagagcagtTAGAGCCCAGACTCAGTCTCTCACGTCTCTCTATGTCATTCTTTGTTTTCCCTTCGGCAATCAGTTCAACTGCCCCTGAATGTGTGTCATAGAGCCATGTAGTTGATGTGCAGTCAGAAAGAGCATTATTACAGAGGAGAAGGACATTTTCACCAGAATTGCAGAACACATGAGTCTCATTCACTCCGCTGGTACCTGAAACACAAGCACAGTTGCAACGTTatgtataatattgtataaagtatagaataataatacaaataacataCTGGGATACAAAGCAATATATGCAAAACTCAAATTTTTCCTTGAGGCAAACAAAACATTATCCAGACTGAACTAGTTTTCTTATCAGAACAGAGTTGTTCAACATTCTCTTAACATAAAAAACAATCTGCATCATATTTCTGTATGTCACACTATGCCTAGTATTAATGCATTCAGAAATAATACAGGATGTAACGCAAGTAACACTACGCAAGTCAAGAGATCACAATGTGAATAAACAGAGCTACTGTTCAAACAAACTTTCCCAGACTAATTCAACTaaagtaatatttataatatcatgtcataaaagagaaaaaaattattatgtaccTGTTAGATTGGAGCGCAGAATTATCAGCCCAAGCAGATACACAAGACACTtatcagtcattttttttatttatctgcttAAGTCAGTCTTTCTCTGTTCAACCCTAACAGATTACACCTCTTCTAGAGAGCCTTGTTAACTGTGAAATGTCCTTCGGGTAGGAACTTACACATACTTGCTCAGCATACATGTGATCATCTCTGAACCCACTGCTAGAGTAAGCACCGTTAGTTTCAATTTCTTCTTTTAGTGGTTtccttaaattaaattttatcaaTAGTCATTAAGTTATTACTGGAATGCTGCTGTGTCACAAGCTGTAAAGTTTCTGAATTTGAAGTCACAATgaaaaatgtttccatttttaaAACAGCAATCAAGTGGCCATCGCACTTCTTTGAATACATGAGCAAtcaagcaggaaaaaaaaagtaatgtgttgTACTTGTCAGACATCAGAGCTGACTATTTGCAATGAGCTTAGTAACAGATTtcagttttttaaatgaaatggctTGCTAGTTTCCAGTGATGtacatttttaatgtgctttaGTCACCTAGTTACCCAAAAATATCATTTAGTGACCAATCACACTCGTTAGTGTGCCTTGCAAAATCTTCCATGAACTGACAATAAATGTTATACACTTACATACTTCAACGGATGACGTTTTTGGTCTTTGTAGAACTTTAATTCAAATTGAGACAAAAGTATAATTTTGTCTGTTTTCATAGACTTGTTGACCAAACAAAAGCACATTTACACAGTAGCACACAATGACGATCACAAAACCatgagtaaaatgaaaaaaaaaacaaaaaaaacatggatcCTCATTATCAAAactacatatttaaaagaaaagcaaaatacaGACTAAGCAAAACATTAGGGAATTGAtactgatgtttaaaaaaaaaaaaaaaaaacttttttagattaaataatCCATAATGATAGATGTCAAGGTCCCGTTTGGGGTTTAAGGTGGAACTCTGTGAAGCAGGGCAATTGATAACAAGCATACATACACTGTTTTACAACTTCAGTGAGTTCCTGAACAAATTCATTTTTGTTCCGTGTCTGTTGAGTTCTCATCAGTAGCCCAGACCCTATCAGACAAATCCAACTTCCAGGAGCTAAAAATAAGTGTTTCACTAGCACGTCTACAAAAGGACGTACTtttagtaagtgtgtgtgtgtgttacagcagTCGTCCTCTGCATTCTGTTGATCCGCAGCAGCACAGAAGCTCCTTGCCCTCCACGCTGCCAACTTCATAATTATAATCCCATGTCAGCTCCGTCCCTGCTCGGATGCGCCTATAGAAACACACAGGTTCATACAAAGACCACAGCTACATTTACAGGCAGCATAACAATCTGTAAATATTCTGactaacaaataataatgttaaatattttgagTTTGGCTAAAAATTTCATTTAGGAATATTACCGGTACTACAATTTTTAAAATTTCACAGTAAGATatcaaaatgaatgtaaaaattaaattaaataaaaaaatattaataccaGCCAATAACTGGTAggtaaaattattacatttaagtgCTTCAAAAAGCCATAACAATAGCTGGTGTTATGCTCACTTGCTAGCAAAGAAGGCCACCCATGGGAAGCGGAGATCATGAGTATCCACAAACACATTCTGGACGAACAGATTGGGGCTGCAGCTATGCTGTGGGAAAAAGACAGCGGAGGAAGAGAGGACAGAAACACAGCAGTTGTGAACTATCACTGAATTAAAACTACCCTGACATCTTAGACTTATGTCAATGTCTGTTGTGCTCACGTTGAGGTAGCGTCCGAGGTTGCCCTCTAGTTTGGCATCAATGATATAACAGGATTCTTCCCCATCAAAGAACTGGCGGGTGTGTTTCGGGCCACTGTCGCCCCCGCCGCCGCCGCCCTGTCCATGAGATGGGCCTGAGCCGCCTCCTCCTGCCCCCCCTCCTCCTGTTTTCACCATCAGACTGTGGGACTTCAAAGCAATGCCACGTGTGGACTTCACCGCCACCTGCCTCTTCACCacagctgagagagagaaagagattgctCTGATGGCTTGTCACAGGGACTTGAAGAATGCAAGGTTATTATTACTTTTCAATTTGGTTTTCATAGCCCATATTatgacaacatctccaagatgagCAACTCATTCATAATAAAGGACGAGGGATATAAAGGGTTAAAAAGGGTTTCTGGGCCTCTGCCTCTAGTTCATGTAGGCTCAGTCAGCTGACTGAAGTGTAGCAACAGTTacactgaactgaaatgaagtccACCTATGTTTCATTGGAAAACAAGTGATTTCCTCTTTCCTCCACTGTACCTTGAGTCTTTTTCTCCCTCTCCTTGTTGTCATCTGATCCTGAGCTGATAGTCTGCACATCATCACTGTCCGAGAGGGTCATTACATCCTAAACAAAAGACAGAAGGAAAGATTGTGCAAGATGAGAGGAGAAACACAGAGAGATAGCCGAGAGTGTatcagagagagtgagacagaaagaaagaggaacAAAGAGACATTTCATGCGAAAACTAAAATAGGAAACGGTATGTGACACTAGACTGACCTTCTTCTCCGTCTTTACCCCCGCCTCCACCTTAACGCTCTGATTTGAAGAAGTAGAAGACTGGTTGGTGAGCCAAGATGCCACTTTACTCTTCCCGGTCTCCTCCGGCATTGGAGGGGGCTTCCTCTCTTCACCTGTGGATGCACTCAGTCCGTCTTTGCTGTCCTGACTCTCTACAGCAAAGACAGAGGGTGAGGAGAAAGTCAATTTACTTTCAGCATACAGAGATTATCTGGTTTTACAGctcattcatttaaatgattcaatctatatagtaaataagtaaatttaataaaaacacatcaaaatacatttcaccacaaaataaaatgcagaaaattatgcatttaaaaaataaaataagaaatatatgaaatataataataatgatgataaaatataattaacacTTCaagatatttacaaaaaaaaaaaaattacagtgtattattactaattattaactTGAGAAAATCCTACCCTGACCTTGTTCTTGAAAAGTtgtgttaaaattaaaaaaagacttctAGCATGCAACTGAATTTCTTCTCAAGCCTGCCCTCTAGTGGCCTGTCCTCTGTCTCAgtcagggttgccagattttcaCAAAACCTGTCCAATTCCTACTCCGAACTAGCCCAATATCCCCCAGTAAGAATTCTGTTCCGGGggctaaaatgcatgtttttcggTGAGGTTCCCCTGGTAAAATCCGCATTACatgggctaaatatcatgttactGGGGTTGCTTCAACCGCCAGACATGAAAGACAACCCGCAGCACCAGTGTTAAATTAAACCGCGGATTTGGCTTCACTGGTCTCAGCGTTTAATGTGTCTTCTCCTCGAGGGCTCATGTTTCCTCACCTTCCTTCAGTCCCTTGGCCTGTCTGCGGGTGGTGTAGCTCCTCCACACTGAGCTGGTGGAGAAATATGTGTCTTTCACAAATGTGTCGTCTGAGCTGTCGCTCTCATCCTCATTAGACTCTTCGTCTTTGTCATCATCACTGTCTTCAGATGAATCGTCTTGACCTAGCAAGTGGATaagaattaaatattatatagatatataagaTTATAACTTTCACCTACTGAATATACATCACAGCAAAATGAACTTGTGCTCAAAATCAAAGACTGCAAAACACTACACTAAAACAAATGGCAAGTGGTTAGATGTATTCTTACTTGCTGATCATTCATATTATTTGTAAAGAAAGATAAACTTTTAATGCAAAGATTTAAGGTTAAAAAATGTGATgttaatgtgatgaactacacCTGCTAGGAGACCTGTGAGGACTTGAGAAGAACGGACTTCACACTAAATCACCTACACAGCAGTTAGTTAAAAGTGATCGATGCAAAGGTGTCTCAAAGAAAGTTACACCTCCATCATGGGAGGATTGGTGATTCTGACACCCGTTTACTCTACTGAGTCTGACTTCATTTGATTGAGATAAAAACtggttttgtacattttattcctCATTAACACGGATATCCCCATAGCCACTCATAGTACAGAATAGTCAGATGTGTGCGTAGGTCTCTCACTTTTGCCGGTAATGCTGCTGTTACGCTCCTCCATCTTGGTGGTGGATTTACCGTGTTGGGAGGAAGCAGGTAGTTTAACCCTGCTCATGTCCACCCCGCTGCCCTCGCTGTCGGAGCAGTGGGCCTCGCTCTCATAACCTTCCTTAAAGTTCTCCACGCTCTCAATGTGGTCCAGATTGGCAAAGTATTCATCACCCATTTCCAAACCTTCTTTATCGGCAAAGTCATCTGTCAAGATTTTCCCTGATCGAGAAAGAAACATTCGTgactataaaacaaaaaaaaggcccAGTGCTGGACATCTGATAAAGTTTGTCATAAAGACAGTGTGTGGAGTGGAGACGGTCAAAACATACTTTAGGCTTAAGAGAGAGAAGCTTAGGTAaaacaaaactctgcatttattctttttttttataatctaaaaTCCAAATTATGTTTTGAGTTGGTTACCTGCATATATACAAACAAATGAGCCCTTGGCGACATCATCAAGGCAACGAATGCCCCAGCCTTTATTTTGGGTCTTAAAGAGTTGCAGTCGGACCTGCAAACCGTGCTGAACCAGACGGTTAGTGCACATCTGCGGATTACAGCGGCAGCGCTTATTACACTCATAGATCCTGAAAATGCAAATGAgaggggaaaaagagagagaggggacaATTAAAAGGAGAGACATTAAGTTGAATGGTCTCACTGTAAATCAACATGATAATGACAGTATGGAGGGCTGGTTATCTATCACAGACCCTGTAGGGAGACACTCTTCTAGTCTCTTGTGATGGTATCCAGCGTTGGGGTTGATCTGCCCACCTGGCGCACACCCTGTAGCCTGCAGGGTCAGCTGATGACACGAACACTTGgatctaaaaacaaacaaaaggtaCAGAACAAAGCACATTAGGTTTCAGGAATGTCTGGTGAAAATTATCTAATGTAATGCACATGGTCCTTTCTAtattattttctgtcattttaatgGAAGATCCAATTATAGCATTCGGAATAAAATTAACaagataaaaaaatttttaaaagatATATACCAAACAAcctaattgttgtttttttcgaAAGCCAATCAAGGACACTAACTTGTCTCTGCAGCCATCAGTGCAGTCACAGCCCACCAGGAAGTCTGAGCTGGTGTTAATGAAGACCCCATCTGCTGGGATCCTCTCTTTACTGTAGGCCACATTGGGCGGAGGAGTGTTGTCGATCTCATTCACACAGGACAAGGGAATGTCTTCGCGACCGCCTGTGATGTCCCGAATGAAGTAGAATGGCCTCTGGGGTTGGAATCGGCGGTCCACCAGCACATAGGGGTCCAGGCAGAACATCTCCAAGAAGATGAAGTCACAGTGTGTCTGGAAGAGGTAGCGCTGGATTTCTGCCATATTTCTCAGACTCAAGCCACACGGGGACTTGTAGATGACATGGAATGACATCTGAGTGGGAGAGGAAGAGGGTTAATATAAATTAGTGCTTGTACTGGTTATCAACCATAAAGAACTTTGGAGATATGGATcaaatatttaacactttttttggatTCTCCATACTAGAGGAATGAAAGAAGTCCCATATAAGTCACTTTCAGACCAAACAGCTTTATAACTGTCAACATGACCAACTTTTACCCGATGCAAAATTTCCTCAGGTAGGTTTTTTTGCTCTCACAAGACACCTCCATTGGAGCAAAATCATATTGACTGGATTCGGAACTCAAACTTTTGCCAAACAGTGGAAATGTGACGACACATTAAGCCAAACAAACCTTGCGGTTAAGGCGTCTGCGGCCAGTCATGCGGCGAAACTCGTAGAGCAGTGGTGTAAGAAGTGGGTTGCGTCCTCGATGCAGGTTGGGATGGGTGGGCCGGATGCGCTTTAGGCAGTCAGGCATGCAGTTGTGTGTAAGGTAGAAGAGTCTGTCATTCGGAGCCTGGTACGACGGCTCCTGAGGAATACGCTCACTTGTGTAGGTTGACACAGATGTCTGCAAATTATGCAGAGCTGGTGTGATTGGTGTCAATGTATGCACAGGTCCAGTCTGCAGAAGAAAGAGCCTGCAAGCAAGAGTACAAGACACTTAATAATCCCACAAAAAATTGTACTTTAATTGTGGTTGACTGATGTTTGAGCAGACAGTCTTCACTGCTGGAGACCACAATTTGAACACATGTATTTCTGAACAATATCATTTGAATCGAGTCattggattattaaaaaaaaaacaattttggtcCACTTGATCAGACCCCGCCAGACACTAATACCAAGCATAAATGCAGACAGAGAAGCAAAGTACAGAAAATGTGACATGTACAGTGTTTAGCAGATATACAGTACCCAGTGCCTGGTTTCACACTAACCTGGAGGTATTAGCTTGTTGAATAGTGCCGATTAGTGCTTTGggctggaggtcagaggtcacggcCTGACGAGGCTGCAGTGCAATGGGACCAGTGCTCTTTTTAGCCATTTGACTCTTTAAACTAGGACTCCTGAAATTGAATAGAAAAAGATAACCATGGTTTAATGCCGGACCTGGGTTAAACTGGAATATTTGAGAACAGTAGCTCTTGAGGCATTCACTCTGTTCGGGACGGCTGTGGGGGTCCGGCAGGCACTGGCCGAGGTGGTGGGATCTGTTGGGGTGCAGGCTGACTGGAAGCAGAAGCACTGTTGTCACTAGTGTACTGCACTACAGGGCCCTTTGTCCTCAACGCTCCtaaaaacatacacagctttagtaAGATGAGAATTGGAAAATGAATGCAGAGGAGTAACAGACCAGTAAATACTTAAATACCAGTTGTagtgagaaataaaaataatgcatacaaTATAAAAGACAAACACAATTGGAGAACACAAAGCAATCTGTTACCCATATT harbors:
- the LOC113077897 gene encoding histone-lysine N-methyltransferase SETDB1-B-like isoform X2, whose protein sequence is MEVDASLASEMELDPELEEELGVSLDELRSWIEEQVDSSEAVRQRKDQLEQLQEWVEQREKEVVDMDALCSNASESVVQCEALVKEVYSKMGLVYHESSSEDEGGGKANTSEVIEIDDDDDDDVIAVGCVVPPKKVVTPGKDPAFKEASAALQRTSQQVQNLAQSVNRTPPSSLTPAKTVAPPTQSHGALAVPAVFMSSGPRNAPTQPNPNLKQDNIKINMTLLGKKRTKTWHRGTLVAIKQVGNNFKYKVKFENKGKSLLSGNHVAFEYHPTLERLFVGARVVARYKDGNQVWLYAGVVAEMPNSKNRMRFLIFFDDGYASYVGLPELYPICRPLKKTWEDIEDASCRDFIEEYITSYPNRPMVLLKPGQIIKTEWEGTWWKSRVEEVDGSLVKMLFLDDKRSEWIYRGSTRLEPMFNLKMNTASCQEKKMAGQQRQRPNMGALRTKGPVVQYTSDNSASASSQPAPQQIPPPRPVPAGPPQPSRTESPSLKSQMAKKSTGPIALQPRQAVTSDLQPKALIGTIQQANTSRLFLLQTGPVHTLTPITPALHNLQTSVSTYTSERIPQEPSYQAPNDRLFYLTHNCMPDCLKRIRPTHPNLHRGRNPLLTPLLYEFRRMTGRRRLNRKMSFHVIYKSPCGLSLRNMAEIQRYLFQTHCDFIFLEMFCLDPYVLVDRRFQPQRPFYFIRDITGGREDIPLSCVNEIDNTPPPNVAYSKERIPADGVFINTSSDFLVGCDCTDGCRDKSKCSCHQLTLQATGCAPGGQINPNAGYHHKRLEECLPTGIYECNKRCRCNPQMCTNRLVQHGLQVRLQLFKTQNKGWGIRCLDDVAKGSFVCIYAGKILTDDFADKEGLEMGDEYFANLDHIESVENFKEGYESEAHCSDSEGSGVDMSRVKLPASSQHGQDDSSEDSDDDKDEESNEDESDSSDDTFVKDTYFSTSSVWRSYTTRRQAKGLKEESQDSKDGLSASTGEERKPPPMPEETGKSKVASWLTNQSSTSSNQSVKVEAGVKTEKKDVMTLSDSDDVQTISSGSDDNKEREKKTQAVVKRQVAVKSTRGIALKSHSLMVKTGGGGAGGGGSGPSHGQGGGGGGDSGPKHTRQFFDGEESCYIIDAKLEGNLGRYLNHSCSPNLFVQNVFVDTHDLRFPWVAFFASKRIRAGTELTWDYNYEVGSVEGKELLCCCGSTECRGRLL
- the LOC113077899 gene encoding uncharacterized protein LOC113077899, with the translated sequence MTDKCLVYLLGLIILRSNLTGTSGVNETHVFCNSGENVLLLCNNALSDCTSTTWLYDTHSGAVELIAEGKTKNDIERRERLSLGSNCSLNIKKVTKEDHGSYSCRQYVNNKQQGPDARVYLHVLQVSSSSSQTELRPGSSVTLSCLLISHQIPCDTLVQTEDIRLLWVNLAGVDLQTDPRYQVSFSEKCISTLKTTLLNEDHNREWRCQVTQRKEVKASATYTVKYSDHSTTNPSESHTQVIVISAVPAALAVVLVVVLWVICKNRTDNKRRTDSYVVKEKNEHNGTYETINMSIPMPNINDQTDDVTYSEVTALSKKQVQVDNDHSNDTVTYAAIRGT
- the LOC113077897 gene encoding histone-lysine N-methyltransferase SETDB1-B-like isoform X1, giving the protein MEVDASLASEMELDPELEEELGVSLDELRSWIEEQVDSSEAVRQRKDQLEQLQEWVEQREKEVVDMDALCSNASESVVQCEALVKEVYSKMGLVYHESSSEDEGGGKANTSEVIEIDDDDDDDVIAVGCVVPPKKVVTPGKDPAFKEASAALQRTSQQVQNLAQSVNRTPPSSLTPAKTVAPPTQSHGALAVPAVFMSSGPRNAPTQPNPNLKQDNIKINMTLLGKKRTKTWHRGTLVAIKQVGNNFKYKVKFENKGKSLLSGNHVAFEYHPTLERLFVGARVVARYKDGNQVWLYAGVVAEMPNSKNRMRFLIFFDDGYASYVGLPELYPICRPLKKTWEDIEDASCRDFIEEYITSYPNRPMVLLKPGQIIKTEWEGTWWKSRVEEVDGSLVKMLFLDDKRSEWIYRGSTRLEPMFNLKMNTASCQEKKMAGQQRQRPNMGALRTKGPVVQYTSDNSASASSQPAPQQIPPPRPVPAGPPQPSRTESPSLKSQMAKKSTGPIALQPRQAVTSDLQPKALIGTIQQANTSRLFLLQTGPVHTLTPITPALHNLQTSVSTYTSERIPQEPSYQAPNDRLFYLTHNCMPDCLKRIRPTHPNLHRGRNPLLTPLLYEFRRMTGRRRLNRKMSFHVIYKSPCGLSLRNMAEIQRYLFQTHCDFIFLEMFCLDPYVLVDRRFQPQRPFYFIRDITGGREDIPLSCVNEIDNTPPPNVAYSKERIPADGVFINTSSDFLVGCDCTDGCRDKSKCSCHQLTLQATGCAPGGQINPNAGYHHKRLEECLPTGIYECNKRCRCNPQMCTNRLVQHGLQVRLQLFKTQNKGWGIRCLDDVAKGSFVCIYAGKILTDDFADKEGLEMGDEYFANLDHIESVENFKEGYESEAHCSDSEGSGVDMSRVKLPASSQHGKSTTKMEERNSSITGKSQDDSSEDSDDDKDEESNEDESDSSDDTFVKDTYFSTSSVWRSYTTRRQAKGLKEESQDSKDGLSASTGEERKPPPMPEETGKSKVASWLTNQSSTSSNQSVKVEAGVKTEKKDVMTLSDSDDVQTISSGSDDNKEREKKTQAVVKRQVAVKSTRGIALKSHSLMVKTGGGGAGGGGSGPSHGQGGGGGGDSGPKHTRQFFDGEESCYIIDAKLEGNLGRYLNHSCSPNLFVQNVFVDTHDLRFPWVAFFASKRIRAGTELTWDYNYEVGSVEGKELLCCCGSTECRGRLL